In the Armatimonadota bacterium genome, GGCCAACCTGAACAAGGCGCTCGAGAGCGCGCCCGAGCTTGCCAGCAAGCCCATCGAGGAGCTGCTGGCCAACCTGCAGGCAGTGCCCGAGAGCATCCGCACCGCCGTGCGCAACAACGGCGGCGGCCACTACAACCACACCCTCTTCTGGGAGATCATGAAGCCCGGCGGGCCGGCTGCGCCCTCGGGGGCGCTGGCCAGCGCCATCGACGCGGCGTTCGGCTCGGTCGACAAGATGAAGGAAGCGGTGAACGCCGCGGGCCTGGGCCGGTTTGGGAGCGGCTGGGCCTGGGTGGTGCTGGGGCGGGATGGAAAGCTCGCAGTCACCAGCACCCCGAACCAGGACACGCCCATCATGGAGGGCCTGGCGCCGGTGCTGGGCGTGGACGTCTGGGAGCACGCCTACTACCTCAAGTACCAGAACCGGCGGGCCGACTACCTGCAGGCCTGGTGGAACGTCGTCAACTGGGACGAGGTGGCCCGCTACTACGCCGCCGCCCAGGAGTGGATGAGAACACGCTGACGGTCCCGGTCGTGTAGCGCGCCGCAGCCGCACGGTCCACGACGGGCACCGGGCGGGCGCGCCTGCGTTGGGTGGGCCCGCGCGCGGCCGGGCCGCCCCGGTCCCCTCGGGCCGCCCGGCCGGACCGCCGCGCCCGTCGGCGGTCCGGGGCAGGCAGGAGCCGGCCCCCCGACCCGCGAACCGGAGCCGCGGGGAGTCAGGGAGGGCTCGTTATGCCTCCGCAGGAGCTGACCTGCCCGAACTGTGAGACGGTGATGGACCTGCGCTACTTCCTGCACATGCCGGACTACGTCTGGTACGAGTGCCCGATCTGCGGGCACCGGGCGATCCCGCGGGGTACGCGCTTCGAGACGCCCGACGACGAACTGCCGCAGCCGCTACACCGCTAGCGCGCGTCCGCCACACGCGTCGCCAGCCACGGCCCGGCATCCCGGGGCCGCGCATTGCGCCTCGAGACGCCTGAGCGCAGTGGTGCCGGCCGTCACGCCTCGAGTTGTCGCTGCACCGCGGCGGCCAGGTGGTCCACGAGGCGGTCCAGCACGGCGGTGCCGATCTGCGGGCTGGCGTGCCTCGCGTCGCCCAGGATGCCGTTGGGCGTGATCGCCCGCAGCCCGCGGCGGAACAGCTCGTCAGGATCGATCCGGCCCAGGTAGCCTTTGTCGCGCTGCG is a window encoding:
- a CDS encoding superoxide dismutase encodes the protein MPFELPPLPYPYNALEPHIDEMTMRIHHDKHHGTYVANLNKALESAPELASKPIEELLANLQAVPESIRTAVRNNGGGHYNHTLFWEIMKPGGPAAPSGALASAIDAAFGSVDKMKEAVNAAGLGRFGSGWAWVVLGRDGKLAVTSTPNQDTPIMEGLAPVLGVDVWEHAYYLKYQNRRADYLQAWWNVVNWDEVARYYAAAQEWMRTR